The genomic interval AATAACATTAAAGGATGAATGAATTGGTGAAGAATAACTATTGTTTAtcattatgataataatttaagatattcgtacacatgtattatgtataattacattttCTACATTCAACTAATAAACTAATTGTTCGATAATTGATAAGCGTATAATTTTTTACAGCAAACGAACTTTTTATCAAGATTATTTTCAAAGACAACGATGTGATCATATCAGaagttgttttaattttaaacgtgtatgtatttctaatttttatacgaatagtttttgtaagtttttatatgcaatattttaatttaactaaaCGTTACAACacaatgataattttttgaaaaaaatctcaatttctagtcatcgttatttaaaaaaaatatatatatatatatttttaatcattttatctaattattgaaatttgcaTTATTGGAAAATCTAGtcacattaaattatattaagaatttatataaaataaattattattttcgtctgtataaaattttgaataattcttattaaatgaaatttgtatttaaaatattatgcgTCAaacttatattgtatgtatagtaaaaataataattgtgttATTTCAACGCAAAACTAGGCAATCACATAAATTTTTTgtggtatgtatttttatacatgagcgtcatatgtatacaaatttaaattttttgcaaTAAACTTCGATTAAAAATCGGTAGATACTGAAGGAAACACTACAGTTGTCAGCCATGTTAAGATCGTCGGCcatttgcatttttaattaagtttaaaaataaataactacaGTGTATACTCTATAGGTCTGTTGCCGAaagttggcgcgaacaaatgcgcttgtgtTGTGTCGGTGAATAGGTGTATACCATACTgtcacactgcattcaataataaaaagacgctCTGTACCTTTCACGCGCTTCTGTATGAGTATGAGagcgcgccaactctcagtaacagaccAACTCTCAGTAAAGACGCCCTATCCCTTTAGCGCGCTTCTGTGCGAGTATGAGagcgcgccaactctcagtaacagacctgtaAGTGTCTTTTGTATCCTCAATTGTGCTCTTGTCCACTACTAATCaataaaaatgtcaatttaCATACGATCAATTGACAGAACGGTATATTTGATTCCAAATGGCCAACAACTGTAAGGTTCTCCTGTGTTTGTGACATTAATGCTGTATTTACACGAGGCCAATTGTTAAGACATTCCACTAAGCCAATCCAAAATATTGTCCTTGTGTGAATGCAGCACAGGACATTCCACTAAGCCAATTCAATATTGGCCTCGTGTGAATGCAGCATAAGACATTCCACTATCTCGGAATGCCTATTTACACCGATATTGGCTTGACTTAGTGGATCATGTCTTAACAATTGACTTTGGGTAAATGCAGCATAAATGAATACGTTGTATAAaaaagtgtacatatataatacatacatacataagataatgtaaatttatcccttttcatatattttttatcattgtattgtaattgcaaccgttaaattttgtatatttatttatttcagtgtGTATTTCACTTTCACTTACCTAATTTGGAAATTAGCGTGAACCAATTTCATtggaatatttttgtaaatgtgTGTATCCCATACACGACATGTAAATAAAGTATGTACGTAGATTGCCATGACATTTATGGTATCAAAATTTATCTTTatagaaccaaaaaaaaaaaacgtattatcATGTGTCTatcgataaattaaataaaccacAAAAATTTCCTTGATGTCTACATAAAAGTGGTATGCCTAatctaaattataaatatatatatatacatctgtattttaaatgaattgaaaataaaaatagtaaatgaaATGACAATGttatcatataataattttatttgttacatGACAATAAAATCACAAATACATTTACGACCATctttcattgatttatttattcgttaatcctaaaaatatcatttattgcACTTTCAGTCTTTGGATGTGAAATCAAACGGCGCAAATTTTTCCCTGAACGACGACACATACTTTACTTCCTCTTCTTTTGACAATTGACAAGCTCGCCAGTCTGATTTTTCTTCACAATCCAAAATAGAAGGACTTGATAGAATATCCCTACAAAAACAATACAAATCAAATTAACAAcgctataaataataatataatatatataaaacggacgcgatgcatgtattatatgtgggtatgtggcggacgcgtcgaccAACATggcaatttcaaaaaaacaaattttagaatgccaggagtatatattgtgcctagagatatttaataaaataaatacacgctataaataataataaataaaattagcaactaaataaatacacgctataaataaaattaacaaagctataaataataataatatatatatatatatatatatatatatatatatatatatatatatatatatatatataaacggacgcaatgtatgtatgtatgtatgcattcggGTAAGTGGCGGACACGTCGACCAACATGGTGacttcaaaaaaacaaattttagaataccaggagtatatgttgtggctagagatatttaataaaataaatacaggcGAACGAGgcacacaaccaatcagcgtgaagtggtccatgtggactaaaacgtttgaccaattagagtaACGACGATAcgttctgaccaatgggtgcattttaaacaTTCGCTATATGTGGCGTGACGATAGATCGTGtcgagacgcggggaagtggggagggtggagcgtctgacatgtgctcctgatattgagcatcTGATTtgaaacgggtgacgtcagcgtcagatgcgctgcgttggaacgtacacacacacacacacacacacacacacacacacacacacacacacacacacacacacacacacatccacaaCAAAAAGGctcacacacattcattcatcattttgaacgggtgaacgggtcggatcggcgagcgtgtaatgcgcgcactcaacattttactattaatacatgctcgtgcctataaattaccttacattatatgtatatataacataggccagcagtatggctcggtggttgtgtttagcaccgagatgGTACCGGAttcgatcctgtgctaatctttaatactgctggccagacttggatatttgtgactccaagtcgatcgtttcctatcagagttcgccaatctgatttcattgttgaaacggttcctccatcaaattggcaaacatcatcctacccgctatgtcacaaatctgaatttgatttatgtacaacatataaaaatttatgtacaagtctaaatccatagatgtctctatggattaattaattgttgatttcgtcttcttcagcctctcgaaatacagcgatttatgtatttaaaatgctgcaatgtttgtaattaattgtctagtaaggcgcattgaggtctacctgttagtccttcctggtatatatttatgtaaaataaataaaatagtaaataaataattgcaaaaGTAGAACAAACCTTGCTAATTGAAGAGGAAAAGTATGCTTAGTCCTCGTATACAGTTGATGACCATCAGGTAGTTCGACATAAAAATACGGAATTCCGGGAGGCATAATATCACAAAAATCATCTTCTGGAGAGAGAACACTCAATTCAATGCCTTCAGCTTGCGCTTGTCcctataaatcaaaaatcaattcaaaACATTCCCCCGAAACACACTCAAATCGAACGAAACGGAAAATTTTACATCAAATTCTTCAGCCAAGTTGGATTTGAAACTTTTAGGCACCGGCACAGACTGAACTTGAAGATGTGACGTTTTGAAATTCCTCTCGAAAAACACCGGAACATCTTCCATAGTGGCATAAAGCTTATGCAACGACTTTTTGAACTTGTCAATCTCTTCTTTGACTTCACTTGGAACCTAACAtattgataaaatcaaaatataattacaaatacaGTCAATACATTAAAGCCCACTTTAAAGGTCAAAGAATGAGCACCTACATGAGGTATTTaccgaattgtttaaaatgctgcaaatttacaaatttgaccatagatgtctctgtggatattaattgatatttatttatacaaataagggaatgtcttgcacctgcagcctgttccgataaataagaacaagctacaaatacaaaacatccctgcgaggcccaaatggaagagagtagattaatattccacacatacatcacattcaaattaagaaagtaatgatgagcgcaggttaccagataaatatgttaaaataatatccgataatctacgctcacttaggcggaaaatatcgcattcaggcacggcagcaacgatttcatcgaGAAGTCgtatagctcttggaataggagccattcgaaaaagaactgtgcgagcaggaggtacaaccatcaaatgatgatgtctaccacgcacatagttattagggacataaagtcccaactgttccagcaacaacgggcatgacgtatcaccacgcagtagctggagaacgaaacgaattaatgagaagtttctccgaagttcaagggaattgtacccaagcatgcccaaaaggtaaggagtggggtagagatatgggtagtacccatactctttcttatatagaaaacgaagaaatgctttttgcatttGTTCGATCATAAGAGAGTAATTGGCTTCATGCGGATTtaacacaatcgcattatactctagcttacttctaacaagcgagaagacaaggggttggagaataaccgagcatatctcaagacaaatccaagtcgacgaaaggaaacgtcagcgactgtcttgatgtggttgtgaaaggtgaattcaggatcaaaagtgatacccaagttgaccatagattccacacgcttcaacagcACGGATCCAATGGCATATCTGTAGAAATAGAGCGAACATAATGGAACATTTACTAGTGTTCAGTTCAAGCcttaaactggaactgaactctaagacagcgttaatatccgcttgaaggagagaggcttgtctctcatccttaacagcaaagaataattcAACgtcgttatatgtatttatgtataatactttgtataatcgacagcatgaaaaatgttttatgttgtcgaaggttgtctatgaaattgcgtttaagagtcctgcactcctatgtttggtcggtgttgctttacggatgcgaaacgtggacactgttagtggcatccatgaacaggatagagtcctttgaaatgtgatgttaccggaggatgctaaagatctcgtggaaggaacatgtaagaaacgaaacagtcctccagcttgttcataaaaagagagagcttcttgacacggtgaagcgccgtaagatggaatactttggccacattattcgcggccccaaatatcgccttctacaaacaatcatagaagggaaaatagaaggcaaacggcggcttgggagaaagaagctctcttggctccggaacatcaggtcatggatgggacttggtctcgaaaagctatttcggcttgcTCATGATAGGGAaaaattcgcacgggccataaacgatgtcgtcgcctacgtctgaatacggatttggcattagaagaagaagaagataataCTGATAATATGTGTATCGAATGTACAAtgcttctggccaggaaggcacattgaggttacctgttagcccttcctggtataaattaaagataaaataaaatatcgactCGAGCATACTTGTGTTATCGACTGATGATGAGCGACGGGTGTAATCAAACAATGGTACTCATTCAAAGGACCTTTTGCCAATGCAAGATAGCTGTGTTCACCGACGCTGATGATCAGATGACGCTCCACGGTCGGAGACAGCAAACAGAACCAACATTTTTCTACAACACAATCAATTCATAAGATAATTGCAGAACAAAATTAATCTGCAAGTATGTTGAAATATCGAACCGGTATCAAACTCCGGTTTCTTCCGATCCCGTTGATTATCATCGCGGTGTTTCCGCTTCCTTCCGCCGAATTCCCCCTCTGAAGTATTCATATCGTAGAAAAACTGCCCGTTGCCCATATTCTGGAAGAATTCATATTGAAATCATTGAAATAAACAAGTTATATTATAACAACCGTAACTATGCGAAATACCTTAGCAGCTCCGGGAACATGTTGTGCTAAGTATTTAGTATCGTATGGACAAGCCGTCTCATCGACAGTTCCTTGTAACAAATCCATCATACGCATCTTATTAATGGGTTGCAAAATACAAGCGTACAACCACTTTTCTTTCACTTTATTGAGGGCCGGAGCAAGAGCGATGAAACGTGTAGCCAATTCTCTAGTATCGTGTTGTCTGCTATGATTCCTGTAATATAAttaagttattattataattctatACGATTTAGAGTGTATATCTTCACCGAGAAGAATACCTGTATGGTTGTCTTTCATAAAATAGACTTGGCGATGCTACAAAGTGATACCTCGGCTTAGTATGCATCGCTAACCATGATACGTAGTCGGAACCAGGTGCTATTCCTAAATCTAtctaaaattggaaaaattcaaaaatatatcttacatattttcatagaaatataataaatctttaaaaaaaaatatatatatataaatatacttttcTTTCGTCTAAGTTTTGAACTTCTGACGGCCATTCTgctgttattaaaatatctattccTCTGAATTCCGGCTGTCCTCTTAAACATGCATCTCTTATGGCAAGACAATCGCTTCCGGTAAAGAATCCTTTTTCAACTGTGTCATCTTTTGACTGAATACCACTGAGATATGCTATTTTCAATCCATTAGTAGTCGTATAAAGACCTCGCTTTCCTATGTAAATGATGAAGACAGGTTCAAATTACtcgttttatataaattcgtactgtatataaacaaataataacaaACACGCTTTATTATAGTAAAtagaagtataataaaaatcaaacctAGATATGTAACATTAGGAAATAACTCTTCTCCTTCGTTTTCAGGATACAGATCTTCCGTCACATCGTAACTTGGTCCTAGTATATATGTCGGTACAGCGACTGgtgaaaaatcaataaaattttatatacatgcaAATATTTGATAGGTTTTTAAAACTACCTGCAATAGAGGCGTGCTAGTGGAATATTAGAACAAgtcattattgtatattttattatgtatggtttaaatatagtatatagaaaaaaatgaacgaatataatttgcttgaaatattgttt from Arctopsyche grandis isolate Sample6627 chromosome 9, ASM5162203v2, whole genome shotgun sequence carries:
- the LOC143916437 gene encoding CWF19-like protein 1 homolog, whose amino-acid sequence is MGDKPKLLICGDVGGKFRSVFDRVESINQKSGPFDLLLVTGRFFGQNNDELESYKKGYRKVAVPTYILGPSYDVTEDLYPENEGEELFPNVTYLGKRGLYTTTNGLKIAYLSGIQSKDDTVEKGFFTGSDCLAIRDACLRGQPEFRGIDILITAEWPSEVQNLDERKIDLGIAPGSDYVSWLAMHTKPRYHFVASPSLFYERQPYRNHSRQHDTRELATRFIALAPALNKVKEKWLYACILQPINKMRMMDLLQGTVDETACPYDTKYLAQHVPGAAKNMGNGQFFYDMNTSEGEFGGRKRKHRDDNQRDRKKPEFDTEKCWFCLLSPTVERHLIISVGEHSYLALAKGPLNEYHCLITPVAHHQSITQVPSEVKEEIDKFKKSLHKLYATMEDVPVFFERNFKTSHLQVQSVPVPKSFKSNLAEEFDGQAQAEGIELSVLSPEDDFCDIMPPGIPYFYVELPDGHQLYTRTKHTFPLQLARDILSSPSILDCEEKSDWRACQLSKEEEVKYVSSFREKFAPFDFTSKD